CTTGCCTGTAAGCTACTGTCAAAATCACGGTAATGGCTTTACAGTGCACATAAaagttcactactatatacaatGTGGCCTCTGTTGCTGGCCATGCTTACTCTAGTAGCAAGGCAGCCCCTTCCATGCCAGTTCTGTACTTAAGTTATTACATGGGCGGGATTGTTGGACGTCATCTTGTATGTTTAATTCATAACCGTAAGTAATTTAGCTTTGCGAATATGCCAATAACTGTCCTATTGTGGCATGCTGCAAGATTTTACTCTCCATAGGGCCGGTATTCATAAATAGTCTgactaggagtgctgatctaggatcaggtcccctccatATCCATGTACTCTTATTTATTATTATCTAAAATACAAAACTCTGTGAATACAGACCCAGATCTCAAGAAATGTGCTGACTCATCTTTTTAATGAAACCATGAAAACCGCGTGGAGATTGTGATTCACCATTTTGAAGGAATCACATTATTTTCCATAAATTACCAGATAGAAATTGCATGGCAAAATGGTAATTACTTAAGGAttaaggaggtgtggtatatggccaatatggccaatataccacggctaagggctgttcttaggcacgacgcaacgcggagccCTTACAACCTTGCCACCATTACcacaatcaccaccaccattatcaacttacctggtaaaatagataaataacatttaaaaaaatgtattgccaccaccaccaccaccgatGTGGAACAacttctatacagtacagtatatcatGAGAGGGTTTATTTTAGAATTAGGAATGATGTAACCTATTTGAGTTACAATTCGCTGTGTCACCACTTTTCCCAACCTTTCACAGGGTTGTTTTATGGTGGCTTGTAGTGGTTGATAACACACAGGGTGGGGAGGATGGAAGTGGATCAGAGAAATACACTGTATGTGACGTTTATGGGCgaaccccccctccaccccataAACGTCCCATACAGTGTATTTCTCAATGTCACAACCTTAAACCCCTGTCATGAAACCCTGTGCAAAGCAAAAGTTATGTAACACCTTGCCCATAAACTAAAAACGAGAAAGTCACATAGccataatgctgtggtagcctacTTGGCAGCTCTTAAATAATAGCGACGTTTACATTTTAATTTGACATGGCATGCAGGTCGAACACCAATGTTGTTCCTTTTGTCAtcattatatctccctctctcccactacaTTTCCACAGTGAAAATGCTTCATATTCAGTGAATGGGTAGTGTGGGAACTGGGAACTAAACTTGTgatgtattacatttacattttagtcatttagcagacgctcttatccagagcgacttacagtagtgaatgcatacatttcatacatttttttctccgtactggtcccccgtgggaatcaaacccacaaccctggcgttacaaacaccatgctctaccaactgagccacacgggaccaacagTATTGAACAAACCTTCGTAAACTAACcttattcatctctctctctctctctctctctctcagggataGGCCTTGGGGTGTTGGTTAGGGAATATGCCTCCCTTTCCCACCTCGATAAGCAGTATTTTGGATTCCCGGGAGATATCCTGATGCGGATGCTCAAGCTGGTCATCCTGCCCCTCATCATCTCCAGCATGATAACAGGTAACTTGGGATGAATTGTATCTCAACAGCTCTATTTCAGTCACTCTGCACTATGTTTAATGAAGGGGGCCATCAGAGAATGCGCACAGATATCTTAGTCAAAGACAACTAAAATAGTCCTAGTCATTGAGAGGACTTGTTGACAGACATGCTTCCTTTGGGTGAACAGGTCTTGTTTGTGTTCACAGGAGTGGCCGCCCTGGATTCGGATGTTTCCGGAAAGATAGGTTTGAGGGCTGTGGTTTATTACTTAACCACCACCATCATTGCAGTCCTTTTGGGTGAGTTAAAAGCGCCTGGTCTCACTCCCTTTCAGCTGTTCCCCCATTTGTTATGAAGAATGACATTTGACTATTGAATGATGGTGAACATGTTTTTCAGGTATTGCATTGGTGATAACCATCAAACCTGGTGTCTCTCAGAAGGCAGAAAACATCGACAGGACAGAGGTCACACAAAACGTCAACACCGTCGACACACTACTGGATCTTGTCAGGTGACGGCTTCCATTATTTCTCCTATAATTATTTTCAGCAGCAGTGGCAAAGTTAGtttgagggaggggaggggaggggtggccGAACCGAACCAAATTAGCAATCAAATAAATTAATATGATATTTAATTTGATAGAATTTCTATAAAAGGCCCATTCTACATCAGTCAGAGATACAGTGAATAACATTTCCACATTTGGCTCACGTTGTTGGCATCTCAACATTTGTCCTATTCGATCCACAGAAACATGTTTCCTGAAAACATAGTGCAGGCTTGTTTCCAACAGGTAAGAGTCGTTGTCTGATTTGTACATTCAAGCTTACGGTCActatcctggtcccagatctgtttgtgctgcctTGTCAACTCTTATGAGAACTGTCAAGACGGCACAAACAAATCTGGGGCAGGCTATACAATCCCTGCTCTTTGAGGAGAAAACATGATCTACATTCAAATATAATCATGTGAAATGTTACTATTTCAATTCAACCAGTACAAGACAATGCGCAAAGAGTTGGAACCCTCTAAAGTGAAGGAGAACACTACAACCACAATGTTCCCTCCTCTCTTTACCACTGTCATGGCAACCATTCTTCCTCCAGAGGTAGGTGTTACTGTTTCCATATGTTTATCCGCCTGTGTGTCAAGAGCTGTGATTTGATAGGACCGAAGCTGGCAAGCCCGGTCTTCTTTTCTTACTTGTTTAGAGTTCATCAGATGTCTTGCTATCCAATCACAATCTTTTGTGGTATGAAAATGTGTCCATTTCAGTGTCTTTTTTTCAGATGAGTCTTAGTGCGTCTACACCTGGCTACCCACATCGAGTGTGATGGCTATGACCACAGATCAACTTGTAGAACATTATAATGCCACTGTGTGGACAGGGGTCAATATGTTGTGATCTGAGGAAAAAGCACAAGAAAATGACGAGCCCACTGAAACACAGTACTTCACCTGTGGATGTTTTGACCAAAATCTCTTTCTATTTTTATACTTGCTTCCTTATTTCTCCTCTCTATAGAACATCACCAAGGACTATATAATAGTCGGGTCATATTCTGATGGGCTCAACGTGCTGGGCCTCATCGTGTTCTGTGTGGCGTTTGGTCTCGTCATCGGCAAGATGGGTGAAAGGGGACGCATCCTGCTGGAGTTCTTTGATGCTTTAAACGAGGCCACCATGAGGCTAGTTCAGATTATCATGTGGTATGTAACTACAGGCCACCATGAGGCTAGTTCAGATTATCATGTGGTATGTAACTACAGGCCACCATGAGGCTAGTTCAGATTATCATGTGGTATGTAACTACAGGCCACCATGAGGCTAGTTCAGATTATCATGTGGTATGTAACTACAGGCCACCATGAGGCTAGTTCAGATTATCATGTGGTATGTAACTACAGGCCACCATGAGGCTAGTTCAGATTATCATGTGGTATGTAACTACAGGCCACCATGAGGCTAGTTCAGATTATCATGTGGTATGTAACTACAGGCCACCATGAGGCTAGTTCAGATTATCATGTGGTATGTAACTACAGGCCACCATGAGGCTAGTTCAGATTATCATGTGGTATGTAACTACAGGCCACCATGAGGCTAGTCCAGATTATCATGTGGTATGTAACTACAGGCCACCATGAGGCTAGTTCAGATTATCATGTGGTATGTAACTACAGGCCACCATGAGGCTAGTTCAGATTATCATGTGGTATGTAACTACAGGCCACCACGAGGCTAGTTCAGATTATCATGTGGTATGTAACTACAGGCCACCACGAGGCTAGTTCAGATTATCATGTGGTATGTAACTACAGGCCACCACGAGGCTAGTTCAGATTATCATGTGGTATGTAACTACAGGCCACCACGAGGCTAGTTCAGATTATCATGTGGTATGTAACTACAGGCCACCACGAGGCTAGTTCAGATTATCATGTGGTATGTAACTACAGGCCACCACAAGGCTAGTCCAGATTATCATATGGTATGTATTGCTGAGTTCACATGCTAGTTGGAACTTGGAcatttccgacttgctaactggttgaacacggcacgtgtataactacaaccagtgtTTTCTAGTTTTGACTAGCATGTGAACGCGGCATAAGTACAGTGTAGTCTACAGGCTATCTTTACGAATACaatttttttcattttaaaatTCACCCTCCATCTCACTTAGCTACACTACAAATGTTTAGAATCTTGTAGTTCACATTAGCTATTTTCTATGCTATTATATGAATGTACTGTAGTATTCAATGCTATTCCAGTGGTGGAGGTGATGGTGGAAATGTTGATAGCATTAACATAACCATTGTTATTATTACAGCTATATGCCAGTGGGGATACTCTTCCTCATCGCTGCCAAGATCATCGAGGTAGAAGACTGGGAGATCTTCAGGAAGTTGGGCATGTACATGGTGACAGTTTTGAGTGGGTGAGCCTAAaccagcattctctctctctctccacaacaTTGGTAGATTTATAGCTGGCATTAGGGTCCAGTATTCTTGCAAAGATACTGTAAAATGCCATCTCTGTCCCAGCACAGATAAGAACCAAGGACATTTAAAACTGCTCAACCTGCAGATGCAGTAATGAGGCCTTTAGCGAATGCCTGTCCAACCGTAAATTTCCTGGACAGAAATATGTCTCTGGGTGACCAGGAAAATGATTATCCatagtctgggggggggggggggtacgctGTCCTGTGTGTCCTAAATAGcactctgttccctatatagtgcactactgttgaccagaggcctatgTGTCGTGGTCAAAGAGTAGtggactataaagggaacagggtgcctttTGATACCCAGCCCTGTTTATTCTGTTATTATAACCTGGAGAAGACTTTTATTCCCCAGTTAACCCCCAGGGATGAGTCAGCTTTTTCTTACAGTGAGTCAAAatcaaaacactttttttgtaatGTTTTACTTTTCTCCTCAGCCTAGCTATCCACTCTACTGTTTTTTTGCCGCTGATCTACTTTGTCATTGTGAGGAAGAACCCGTATACCTTTGCCTTGGGGATGGCTCAGGCACTGGTCACTGCTCTCATGATCTCTTCCAGGTAAGCCTCGGTCACTATTGGGGATCATACATTATGTTGTATATAGCAAAGCATAGCAGTAAACGCTGACATATCTATTTATTTATCCATTAATTTAATACATCTATCCAATCCATCCATCTGTCCGTTCTTCCATCCATCGTCCAATTATCCACCTACCTGTccaatcatccatccatccttctttaacctaaaTGCTACCTCCCTCTAGCTCTGCCACCCTGCCTGTCACCTTCCGCTGTGCCGAAGAGAACCTCCGGATCGACAAGAGGATCACCCGCTTCGTGTTGCCCGTAGGCGCCACCATCAACATGGACGGTACAGCTCTCTACGAGGCAGTCGCTGCCATCTTCATTGCCCAGCTCAACGACTATGATCTTGACGTGGGTCAGATTGTCACCATCAGGCAAGTCCCCAACACCTTGGGTTGACAGGAGATTGTGTATTCGATGTACTCATTTTGGGCAGGTGAAAGTGTCATGGCATATTTCTAATCAGACGGAAAGTCTTTGGCGGTCTCAGACTTCAGCTGCTCAGAATGTCTACGCCACTGAGTGATGTaaggaaaaatgtatttgtgcGTGGCAAAACTGACTTCACACTGGAAACTCAATCATAATCAGTTGAAATATGTCATGGCAGTATGTATGTTAGTATCATGTATCAATCATCAAGTTACAGACCTAATAAtgtaaaatgatgtcaattgtaACGATGGTAACTTACTGTTTCCTCTGATTTCAGTGTAACAGCAACAGTAGCCAGCATCGGAGCCGCCGGTGTACCTAACGCTGGCTTTGTTACCATGGTGATTGTGCTGACTGCCGTTGGACTACCGGCAAATGATGTCACTTTAATTATTGCTGTGGATTGGCTGCTGTGAGTAATACCTTGAGTGAAATATTGTCAAGATAAAATATTGTTTTAGTGATTAATCCAATGGTGTGAcgttttaaaggtagactcagcaattCACCATACACAGTGGAGACAACAAAAACATTAATCTGCCAAGACTGCCACTACATTCTCTTCCCAATTTGTGCCATCCCTTAAACAATGCCCAGGAGGGACGGTCTTGGCAGGTTACATTGTTGTTGATGACTGTAAACTGGAAGTTGACCCGCAGTGTAGGATGACGTCGTATTGCAAAGTCTACAGTATCTTTAACTGATTATCAACGGACAATGTTCACTCGCCATTTCAGAGACCGCTTCCGCACCATGATCAACGTGCTGGGAGATGCCTACGGAGCTGGCATTGTTCAGAAGCTGTCCAGGCGGGAGCTGGAGAGGATGGACGGCACCTCGGACGTGACTAACCCTTTCGCCCTGGGGACCACGCTGGACAACGAGGAGTGTGAGAAGAAGTCCTATGTCAACGGCGGCTTCACCGTCGACAAAACCGACGCCATCTCTTTCACTGAGACCTCCCAGTTTTAGGAGGAAGGGGGGGGAGCAAAGAAGTGCCAATGCTGCTAGATGTTTAGCCTGGTTCTGTTTGTAGCCTGGTTCTAGTTCTGTCACCAACATTTCCTGTTGATGCAGGATTACTGCtggaggattattttcctgctgtagcacactggctcaaattaagatcctacatctgtagcaatATCAGCCACCACCATCTGTTCTATCTTGATTCTCTTTCCAGCACTGTCCCCGATGATCAGTATGTTTTTTAACCACAACTGAAAATCCTCAGCAGCCCTTAAAATGAGCTGGGCTgtatctgaaatgacaccctattgccTAAAtaggcctggtctaaagtagtgcactatgtagagaatgaGGTGCCCTTTGGGATGAACCCATGCTCTCTTTTACCAAAAGAGCTTCCATTGTTATGTTGACATAGTGCCGACAATGTACACAGTCACTTTTGAATGAATCAATACTTTTGCTATTGTTTTTACATAGAGGGAACAAAGGGGACTACGAGAGCCAGAGCTTTTGAAATTCATACCTACAGCGCGTGGGTGTAACTGAAATAATATATCGCCGGACTGAGCTGTGCATATGTATTGCAAAAAATAGCATGGAAGAAGAAATAACTATTCTTGATGTTCAAAACACTGTATATTGCAAAGATTcaaacagactttgtttgctcTTCAGAAGATGACTACTCTTTGCAAATTATTTTGTGTGTGACTTTTTATTTCGTTTTGTCCATTTTTTTTCTGGGGGGGGGTCAGATacaaaaaacaaagaaatacatacAAAGACAACCCCAACCCATTCCCCCCTTAGTCTCCACCCACCCGCCCGCAttctccctccccactcagaaACCATGCCATCTAGCCCTCCCCACTCAGAAACCATGCCTCCCACCCCATCTAGCCCTCCCCACTCAGAAACCATGCCTCCCACCCCATCTAGCCCTCCCCACTCAGAAACCATGCCTCCCACCCCATCTAGCCCTCCTCCTGAAGAAAGCATGCCTCCCACCCCATCTAGCCCTCCCCACTCAGAAAGCATGCCTCCCACCCCATCTAGCCCTGCTCCCGAAGAAAGCATGCCTCCCATCCCTTCCTATCTCACCCAGCAACAGAGGTTGTCTATCagtcccccccccatcccccaacAACATCCAGAGACCCCcgtaccaccccttccccgtgggCCTGAAAGCGGgaaaaaaaagttaataaaagCAAGTTGAAATAAATATAATTGGTTTGTATGTGTGGAGCTTTAGCTGAGATTGTTCTTTAAATAGTCATGTATATTTGTTGGTGAAAGTTCATGTTCTTAAGCTTTACAATATGTGCCAAACATCTTATTCATTAACTTTATATCATTCATCCATGTAATTTTATTGCATGAAGcaatattacaaataaatacagtgGGAAACTTGTAATGAACATAGACCTGCTGAACGTCTTGTTCAAGTGACCAATAGCCTTTAAGAAAGTAGAGTTGATGGGCACACTAACGAGGTTTGAGTTTAATTGAATACTGTgaaatattttgaaatattttcATAATGAATTGCTAAAGAGGATGGATGACTTTTTAATAAGGATGGTCTTGACAATAAAGGCTTTCTGATAACAAACGCTAACTTTAAAAGCTTCATGTTTGTTTGTCAGAGAAACAAAGAATTGTGGGGCCTCTGAAGCAATGTTTTGGCAGACCCAGCAGTAGAATCCAGGAATTCAATTGAATGCAGATAGTACATCTTCTAACCTCAATCATGAAACCTTAGTTAAATACAAAGCCTTCCAAACAGCTCATTATGTAATAACTTTGTGGCCCAACAAATTCATTATTTTGTGTAGCCTtactttggggcggcaggtatcctagtggttagagcgttgggccagtaaccgaaaggctgctgaattgaatccccgagctgacaacgtacaaatctgtcgttctgctcctgaacaaggcagttaacccagtgttcctaggccgtcattgtaattaagaatttgttcttaactgacttgcctagtttgaGGTAGTAGACAATGTTATTATAGAACATCTCTCAAGTTGGTGAGTTAATGAGTATAGGAAAGCAAGTCAAGGGCGACGTAACTAACATTTGATTGATCAGATGTGGCTCAAAATAAAGCTTGTGAATCAGGTTCTTCTGTATATTTCAAAAGCACATTATGATGAGATCAACAATCAATGGGTAAGGTGTGTACAGTTCACAAATGACTTCAGTATATGAATCAACATGTACTAGATGTGAGCTAATAAAGAAAAATATAACTTGGGCGTTTCTCTTTTTGAGTGGTTTTAGAAATGGTTGAGAATGCAGAATTAGAGTTGTGGACATTGCTGCTTTCATTTACTTGTTTGTTCCTGTCCAGCACCTGACCTTTGGATGTGCAATGATATACAGTGATGAAACAGAATGTTCCTGAAGCAGCCAGTCAGTGCAGTACTATATAATCACCTAACCGGCTATTTCCCCTGAGAGATGTTAGAGCATAAAGAGCACTACCGACCTACCCATAATTCCCCTTTAATGTCTTTCCACCGACGTACCCGAGGACTCCACAAAGTCAGCCCGTTTGCTGGCTAGAGGCCAGAGGCTCATTCAGGAAGGTGCGACATGACAACGTTCAGATAGATGTACATTGTGTTGAGCAGATATTCTTCTTTGTCATGGAGAATAGGCAACCCAGTCTGCTCTACACGTTACGTTACAGTTCTATCTGCAGGTTTCACTCTCCTGAACACACTCAAGAGTAACAATATGATGTTACTGTACCATAGCTTATATTTTCAAATACTGTACATTCAATATAGGGTGAGAAATcccagatttttttttgttaGATAACAAAACGTTTTATTCACACAAAATGACCATGTCCTCAGAACACGACTATAATGATATGCATTTCTATGGTTTCTGCCTCAATTCAATACCATAAATAAACATACAAAATGACTAATAACATTAGCGTTAATATAATGAGATGCTTTGAATTCTGGTAATCACTTCAATAGACACCGTATGCCTTAATACTTCATTTCATCTaaccgtaacacacacacagagtgaattATGACATTATTATCGTATGACATCAATGCCGAAATGAACCGGACACTTTGGCTTCTTCACTGTTTGTATAGAAGACAAAGCTTCAAGTTGTTGAGTGAACGGCACCCCTGGAAATAAGGCAGGTAAATCCAATCAAAATCCCTGGAACGTCAACTTTGATTGAAATATTTCTAGACGGGCCTTCTACTGTCATTCAATACAGAAATCTAAAGGTATTCAAATATTGATCAATACCGGGGATAATATCGTGTTATCATAATTGTGATACAATACTGTCATGGTAACTCATGTTTGGAAGAAGAAGATATTTGTTTGAATACAGTGTGCCACATCAGTGCAGCGAGGCTATCTGACTATTCCCTCTTACCTTCCCAGGCCGTTCCCCACTGACTCCCTAGGGTGGGCATCGGTTAGGGGAGATGGACCTCCGGGCTAGCACCTCGTCTATCTCGGAGTCTGTGGCCCCCTGAGGACCAACCAATACATTAGCACTGAGTTCTCACAAATACACATCACTAGCTTAATCCCAGTTGGTTTATGATACAATTTCTTGTCATTGACAATAAAAAACAGACCTGTCTTACTACATCACACtatatagatagagatagagagagagatagagagatagagagagagatagagagagagatagagagagagcagcggaGTCTGCATATGACTTTCTGTCATTCTGCCAGAGTTCCAGCTGCTGGTCTATTCCATTCTGCTGGTCTATTCCCCTATCTGCGGCAGCCAGACGCGTCACAAAACTTTTAGGGAATTGCTAATACTAAAATTATTTTTGGAATGAGGGTGATGCGAGCCGAGGATGAGGCAAGTTATAACATGGTCAAAACATTAGCTTCCAAACAAAGCGTAGGGATCAGGCATgactgcagacctgggttcaaatactaggCTCTACTTTTAGCATTTGTTCTAGTCTGTCTGGAGTGGCAGCTGGGCGGGGTTGGCCATTTAACAACTATTCTATTGcttccattgtgccaggcaagctcaatgaaGCTGACAGGAAATGGTAGTAACTGGTCAATTTAAGTTATTGTTCAATCTTGTCAAGGTTAAATTGCTGGTGTGATTGCTGTTACGGCTTCCAACACACCCACTGCAGATGAACGTGACATGTGTCTTACTCACATGGGTGAGTCTGTGCACCGCTCTAGGGGTGGTAAGGAGTCCTCGGACGCGGTCTTGGACCTCCTCCCACATGCCCTGGGAGCTGGGGCGTGACCTGTCCATAGAGATAGAGACAAGGATCAGGACAGGGTCAGGTCTGAACCAACTGAGATGGAGGACATTTGTCAATGGCATTACGCACCTTATAGGAGCCAAGAGCTTACATCAAGATCATTCAAGTAAGCTCGACATACCCGTTTTGTCTCGAGCTTTCCCTGTAGGAGTGCCAAAGCATGGAATGGCTGGGTGTAGGGGTGGAGGATCTCCCCAAGTTAGCCAGGGAACACCGTTGGCTTGGACCTGGTGGGTAGTCCAGGAGATTGTCTGTGTCAGAGGACAGGGACCgtgggagacgaggagaggagtcGTTGGCCAGGGTGGGTCTGGCCATGACAGGGGAGAGGTGGGGTGTAGGGGAGTGTCCAGTTCCAAGCCAGGGGTCGCTTTTCtaaggacaggaggagaagaggagagcaaaGCAGGGGggtaaaaaaacaacagtaaaatacaataaaaactACTTGATTCAGTTGGGAGTCCAAAGCCTGAAATGATCCTATCATTTTCCAAATGGAATGAATGGTTGGTTTTATTTAGAGCTAGTGTCCAAAGGTGGATGGATTGATGAGTTGAGTTCAATGTCCTATTTCCTTCATCAACAAAGTTGCACCACTGAATGTGAATGTCATCATCTCAATGAGAGTGTTATGCCCAGTACAGGGAATCATTACCACATGACTGGGTAGGGTCAAGGATAAAACCACACCTGGGAAGATTCTTCAGTTCAAATAACAGAGTGCTGTTCTCTGCCAACTGCTGTCTATAATGCCATacgttaatacacacacacacacacacacacacacacacacacacacacacacacacacacacactcatgggcAAGCACACGCAACATctgcctctgcaactggatcctggatttcctgacgggtcgtccccaggtggtaagggtaggtaacaacacatctgccacgctgatcctcaacactggggcccctcaggggtgcgtgcttagtcccctcctgtactctctgttcactcatgactgcacagccaggcacgactccaacgccatcattaaatttgccgatgacacaacagtggtaggcctgatcaccgacaagacagcctatatggaggaggtcagagacctggccgtgtggtgccaggacaacaacctctccctcaacgggatcaagacaaaggagatgattgtggactacaggaaaaggaggaccgagcacgccaccattctcattgacgggctTTAGTGGaacaagttgagagcttcaagttccttggtgtccacatcaacaaactaacatggtccaagcacaccaagacagttgtgaagagggagcttcaaaacctattcctcctcaggagactgaaaagatttggcatgggtcctcagatcctcaaaaggttctacagctgcaccatcgagagcatcctgactggttgcatcactgcctggtatggcaactactcagcatcctaccgcaaggcactacagagggtagtgcatacggcccagtacatcactggggctaagcttcctgccacccaggacctctgtaccaggcggtgtcagaggaaggccctaaaaattgtcaaagactccagccactctattcatagactgttctctctgctacctcacggaaagcggtaccggagagccaagtctatgtccaagaggcttctaaacagcttcaacccccaagccataagactcctgaacatctagtcaaatggctacccagactatttaccttACACcccctttacaccgctgctactctctgttgttatcatctacgcatagtcactttaataactctacctatatgtacatattagct
The DNA window shown above is from Salmo trutta chromosome 8, fSalTru1.1, whole genome shotgun sequence and carries:
- the LOC115198219 gene encoding excitatory amino acid transporter 3 → MKEHRGWDLKGLLKRNWLLIATIVSVLLGIGLGVLVREYASLSHLDKQYFGFPGDILMRMLKLVILPLIISSMITGVAALDSDVSGKIGLRAVVYYLTTTIIAVLLGIALVITIKPGVSQKAENIDRTEVTQNVNTVDTLLDLVRNMFPENIVQACFQQYKTMRKELEPSKVKENTTTTMFPPLFTTVMATILPPENITKDYIIVGSYSDGLNVLGLIVFCVAFGLVIGKMGERGRILLEFFDALNEATMRLVQIIMCYMPVGILFLIAAKIIEVEDWEIFRKLGMYMVTVLSGLAIHSTVFLPLIYFVIVRKNPYTFALGMAQALVTALMISSSSATLPVTFRCAEENLRIDKRITRFVLPVGATINMDGTALYEAVAAIFIAQLNDYDLDVGQIVTISVTATVASIGAAGVPNAGFVTMVIVLTAVGLPANDVTLIIAVDWLLDRFRTMINVLGDAYGAGIVQKLSRRELERMDGTSDVTNPFALGTTLDNEECEKKSYVNGGFTVDKTDAISFTETSQF